Proteins co-encoded in one Pirellulales bacterium genomic window:
- a CDS encoding LamG domain-containing protein, producing the protein MLQLIDDYLDGTADNAAIAQLKAWLEADGENVEIFAREVFFHQQLRESLLAENSARFLKESSNPAAAEGIAEEQSKPARFPQGLGGSFFTWPRSPLGMLLLFVVAIAACCYAAFRIGAMGNFADPRATQRVAGDKGDAVPYVAKLVKVTNCLWDSTHSTAALKRDSELSPGQSLCLLEGVAEINSVLSDGKVGQFILEGPVSLMMTSQGVPSLQYGKVSVAISGESDFYALETGLGSVIASNDASFGIISYANKVELHVFSGGVIFDPSQLFSAGNLAGPLPVAAGSSLRVSVDAERSIAVQKGMAEEGAFITQASMNASHLNIPKNYVTAIKQAKPVAYWRFDNVQENLVPNEMGDRFACRIEGHVDWRTYPNGNQTAEFGMSSQSGLLLSNDDLADALKDAYSIEFWMKPGYCQFGSIFLLVKCNADSSKLPLHGAMVELIGPASDPSSSASQIDRIRFLHRNPPGMSPKTGTSCYSNVTYTPRIWQHVAAVKDGVQMKLFLDGKVAAEATDTTDTPAGLRILMGQLFTFTSGPNAATRPFVGELDEVALYDRPLTEAEINKHIRLVRTAAADGNTW; encoded by the coding sequence ATGTTGCAGCTAATCGACGATTATCTGGATGGCACGGCCGATAACGCGGCGATCGCGCAGCTCAAGGCCTGGTTGGAAGCCGATGGGGAAAACGTGGAAATTTTTGCGCGCGAGGTGTTTTTTCACCAACAGTTGCGCGAATCGTTGTTGGCCGAGAATTCAGCGCGCTTCCTCAAAGAATCGTCGAACCCCGCCGCGGCCGAAGGCATTGCGGAGGAGCAAAGCAAGCCGGCTCGTTTCCCTCAGGGATTAGGCGGCAGCTTCTTCACTTGGCCACGTTCGCCGCTGGGGATGTTGCTGCTTTTCGTTGTCGCGATTGCCGCATGCTGCTATGCCGCGTTTCGCATAGGGGCGATGGGCAATTTCGCGGATCCCAGAGCGACGCAGCGAGTGGCGGGCGATAAAGGGGATGCGGTTCCTTATGTGGCAAAACTGGTCAAAGTCACCAATTGCCTGTGGGATTCCACGCATAGTACCGCGGCTTTGAAACGCGATAGTGAGCTCAGCCCTGGTCAATCGCTCTGTTTGCTGGAGGGTGTGGCCGAAATCAATTCGGTCTTGTCCGATGGGAAAGTCGGGCAGTTTATTCTCGAAGGGCCCGTCAGTTTGATGATGACCAGCCAAGGCGTGCCTAGTTTGCAGTACGGAAAAGTCTCGGTGGCGATTAGCGGGGAGAGCGACTTCTACGCTCTGGAGACCGGCTTGGGCAGCGTGATTGCCTCGAACGATGCCTCATTTGGCATTATTTCTTATGCCAATAAGGTGGAACTGCATGTGTTTTCCGGCGGCGTAATTTTTGATCCGTCGCAATTATTTTCTGCCGGCAATTTGGCCGGCCCGCTTCCCGTGGCTGCGGGCAGCTCGCTACGAGTTTCGGTGGATGCCGAGCGATCGATCGCCGTGCAAAAAGGAATGGCTGAGGAGGGGGCGTTTATTACGCAGGCCTCCATGAATGCCAGCCATTTGAACATTCCCAAAAATTATGTGACGGCGATCAAACAGGCTAAGCCGGTGGCCTACTGGCGGTTTGATAACGTGCAAGAAAATTTAGTTCCCAACGAAATGGGCGATCGCTTTGCTTGCCGCATTGAAGGGCACGTCGACTGGCGCACCTATCCCAATGGAAATCAAACGGCCGAATTCGGCATGTCGTCGCAATCGGGTTTATTATTGTCGAACGACGATTTGGCGGACGCTTTGAAGGATGCCTATTCCATCGAATTCTGGATGAAGCCCGGCTATTGCCAGTTTGGTTCGATCTTTTTGCTGGTGAAGTGCAACGCCGATAGCTCCAAGCTCCCGCTGCACGGGGCCATGGTCGAGCTGATTGGGCCGGCATCGGATCCGAGTTCCAGCGCGTCGCAAATCGATCGGATTCGCTTTTTGCACCGCAATCCACCGGGCATGTCGCCCAAAACGGGAACATCGTGCTATTCCAACGTGACGTATACGCCCCGTATTTGGCAGCATGTGGCAGCGGTCAAGGACGGCGTGCAAATGAAATTATTTTTAGATGGAAAAGTGGCGGCGGAAGCGACGGATACCACCGACACCCCCGCCGGATTACGCATTTTAATGGGCCAGTTATTTACGTTTACCTCCGGACCGAATGCGGCCACGCGGCCTTTTGTGGGCGAATTGGACGAAGTTGCCTTGTACGATCGGCCGTTGACCGAAGCGGAAATTAACAAGCACATTCGATTGGTGCGCACGGCCGCGGCCGATGGCAACACATGGTAG